The following DNA comes from Paraburkholderia phytofirmans PsJN.
AACGGCTCAACGACGCATTCGGCGCGAGCACCGTGCCCTGCGCACGGAATGTTTTCCAGGCGAGATAGAGCAGATACGCAGCGCCGGCAAATCGCACGAAGCCGTATGCCATCGGCACAGCCAGAAAGAGTTGCGACAAGCCGAACGCCGCGGCCAAAGCATGACAATAGGTGCCGACCAGAATGCCCGCCAGCGACGCGAACCCCGCGGAAGGCCCCTGACTCACACTGCGCGAGGCAATCAGCAACATGTCGGGGCCGGGCGTGGCGGTCAACGCGAGACACGCGCCGGCAAACAGCGCGAGAGTGGTGAGGCTCAGCATGAAAGCTCCTTCTGGGTGAGTGGGTTGAGAACCCGCCAAAAGGGATCTCAGTCTATGGGGCGGCCTCGAACGGGTCAACCGCGATTACGCGTAACCCACTCTCCACTCGACGCTCACGCGCTGCGCTACACTCGCCCTTTCTCTCGAAATTGAATTCGCCATGATCGGTCGCATTGCCGGCGTTCTGCTGGAAAAAAACCCGCCGCATCTGCTCATCGACTGCAACGGCGTCGGTTACGAAGTGGATGTGCCGATGAGCACGTTCTACAACCTCCCCTCCACCGGCGAACGCGTCGTGTTGCTCACACAGATGATCGTCCGCGAAGACGCACACCTGCTGTACGGCTTCGGCACCGCGGAGGAACGCTCGACGTTCCGCGAACTGCTGAAAATATCCGGCATCGGTGCGCGCATGGCGTTGGCGGTGCTCTCCGGCATGAGCGTGCACGAACTCGCGCAGACCGTCACCATGCAGGACGCGGCGCGTCTGACGCGCGTGCCGGGCATCGGCAAGAAGACGGCGGAGCGCCTGCTCCTCGAACTGAAGGGCAAGATCGGCGCCGACCTGGGCGCGATGGCGGGCGCGGCATCGGCATCCGACCACGCCTCCGACATCCTGAACGCACTGCTCGCATTGGGTTACTCCGAAAAGGAAGCGTTGACCGCCGTCAAAAACGTGCCGGCCGGCACTGGTGTTTCTGAGGGGATCAAGCTCGCGTTGAAGGCGCTCTCCAAGGGCTGAAGCTCAGCCCTCGGTTCGACATGCATGCGAGTGTCAACTGAAGCTTCGCACACGCCTGCGCACCGCGCACCCTGGCCATTCGGCCGAGTTTCGCGGCAGGCGGCTCGCGGTACAATGAACGCATGATCGAAACCGACAAACTCGCCGCCGAGCGCATCATCGCGGCCACGCCCGTCTCGCCGAACGAAGAAGCGTTCGAGCGCGCGTTGCGTCCGCGCCAGCTCGAAGAATATGTCGGGCAGGAAAAAGTGCGCGGCCAGCTGGAAATCTTTATCGAGGCCGCCAAGCGCCGCTCTGAATCGCTCGACCACGTCCTGCTGTTCGGGCCACCGGGTCTCGGCAAGACCACGCTCGCGCACATCATCGCGCGGGAAATGGGCGTGAATTTGCGGCAAACGTCCGGACCGGTGCTCGAACGCGCCGGCGACCTCGCCGCGCTGCTCACCAATCTCGAAGCCAACGACGTTTTGTTCATCGACGAAATCCACCGGCTCTCGCCGGTCGTCGAAGAAATTCTGTACCCGGCGTTGGAGGATTATCAGATCGACATCATGATCGGCGAAGGGCCGGCCGCGCGAAGCGTGAAGCTCGACCTGCAACCGTTCACGCTGGTCGGCGCGACCACGCGCGCGGGCATGCTCACCAACCCGCTGCGCGACCGCTTCGGCATCGTGGCGCGGCTCGAGTTTTATAA
Coding sequences within:
- a CDS encoding LysE family translocator — encoded protein: MLSLTTLALFAGACLALTATPGPDMLLIASRSVSQGPSAGFASLAGILVGTYCHALAAAFGLSQLFLAVPMAYGFVRFAGAAYLLYLAWKTFRAQGTVLAPNASLSRYPVGRIFRQGLFTNLLNPKVALFVLALFPQFVRPEAGSVALQIMVLATVLNLIGFCVNGAVILMASKLSRKLSAGRRPSKVPQYLLGTVFAGLACRLALASRN
- the ruvA gene encoding Holliday junction branch migration protein RuvA, yielding MIGRIAGVLLEKNPPHLLIDCNGVGYEVDVPMSTFYNLPSTGERVVLLTQMIVREDAHLLYGFGTAEERSTFRELLKISGIGARMALAVLSGMSVHELAQTVTMQDAARLTRVPGIGKKTAERLLLELKGKIGADLGAMAGAASASDHASDILNALLALGYSEKEALTAVKNVPAGTGVSEGIKLALKALSKG
- the ruvB gene encoding Holliday junction branch migration DNA helicase RuvB; translated protein: MIETDKLAAERIIAATPVSPNEEAFERALRPRQLEEYVGQEKVRGQLEIFIEAAKRRSESLDHVLLFGPPGLGKTTLAHIIAREMGVNLRQTSGPVLERAGDLAALLTNLEANDVLFIDEIHRLSPVVEEILYPALEDYQIDIMIGEGPAARSVKLDLQPFTLVGATTRAGMLTNPLRDRFGIVARLEFYNAEELARIVTRSASLLNAQIHPDGAFEIAKRARGTPRIANRLLRRVRDFAEVKADGNITAQVADAALKMLDVDAVGFDLMDRKLLEAILHKFDGGPVGVDNLAAAIGEERDTIEDVLEPYLIQQGFLQRTPRGRVATLLTYRHFGLAAPDSSSGLPGLWDSAAT